A genomic window from Nitrospirota bacterium includes:
- the narH gene encoding nitrate reductase subunit beta, producing MDVRFQLSMSFNLDKCIGCHTCSVSCKNVWTSRQGAEYMWWNNVETKPGTGYPVTWEDQERYRGGWELSGGNLRLKLLKGPGKIRTLANIFFQPNLPTIDDYYEPFTFDYQNLFNAPLGDDQPVARPKSLITGEFMEKVSLGPNWDDDMGGSPLYATNDPNLRNLSASQKELLTKFHKLFYFYVPRICNHCLNPGCVASCPSGALYKRGEDGIVLLDQNICRAWRFCVSACPYKKPYYNWANGKSEKCIFCYPRTETGQANACAHACTGRIRTVGVLMYDADRIEDTAKLPEDRIVEGMRDLILDPFDPKVIEAARKGGAEDNWIMAAQRSPAYFLFKKWRISLPNHPEFRTLPMNFYVPPLSPILHQAKADRGGTFDPEADDFFNEIDKMRVPVKYIANLLAAGNEALVMESLKKQMAVRMYWRQKRVGDVGEGAVRNALSSTGLSEEDVHGIYRINSLATYNERFVIPETHRENKTTVDPRNMFEKRGSVGFGPKRKEFPSREW from the coding sequence ATGGACGTCAGATTTCAACTATCAATGAGCTTTAACCTTGACAAGTGTATCGGATGTCACACTTGCAGTGTCTCCTGCAAGAATGTCTGGACATCGCGTCAGGGAGCTGAGTATATGTGGTGGAACAACGTGGAGACGAAGCCGGGTACAGGTTATCCTGTAACCTGGGAGGATCAGGAAAGGTACAGAGGTGGCTGGGAGCTCAGCGGAGGTAATCTCCGTCTGAAACTGCTCAAAGGGCCCGGTAAGATACGGACCCTTGCCAATATCTTCTTTCAGCCGAACCTGCCTACTATTGATGACTATTATGAGCCGTTCACCTTTGATTATCAGAACCTGTTTAATGCGCCGCTTGGTGATGACCAGCCGGTTGCAAGGCCAAAGTCATTAATTACAGGCGAGTTTATGGAGAAGGTATCGCTCGGCCCTAACTGGGACGATGATATGGGAGGATCACCGCTTTATGCAACCAATGATCCTAATCTCAGAAACCTCTCTGCATCGCAGAAGGAGCTGTTGACAAAATTCCATAAACTCTTCTATTTCTATGTGCCGAGAATATGCAATCACTGCCTCAATCCAGGCTGTGTGGCATCATGTCCTTCCGGTGCATTGTATAAGAGGGGAGAAGACGGAATAGTCCTTCTTGATCAGAATATCTGCCGTGCATGGAGATTCTGTGTAAGCGCATGTCCGTACAAAAAGCCTTACTACAACTGGGCAAACGGTAAATCGGAGAAGTGCATATTCTGCTACCCGAGGACCGAGACCGGACAGGCAAATGCATGTGCACATGCCTGCACAGGAAGGATCAGGACAGTAGGTGTTTTGATGTATGATGCTGACAGGATAGAGGATACGGCAAAACTGCCTGAAGACAGGATTGTCGAGGGTATGAGAGACCTGATACTTGATCCGTTTGATCCAAAAGTCATAGAAGCAGCCCGCAAGGGTGGTGCAGAAGACAACTGGATAATGGCAGCACAGAGGTCACCGGCATACTTCCTGTTCAAAAAATGGAGGATATCCCTCCCGAATCATCCTGAGTTCAGGACTCTGCCGATGAACTTCTATGTTCCGCCGCTATCGCCGATCCTTCATCAGGCAAAGGCGGACAGGGGAGGTACGTTCGATCCTGAGGCGGATGATTTCTTCAATGAGATTGACAAGATGAGGGTTCCGGTGAAGTATATTGCAAATCTGCTTGCCGCCGGCAATGAGGCCCTTGTAATGGAATCACTGAAGAAGCAGATGGCAGTCAGGATGTACTGGAGGCAGAAGCGTGTGGGTGATGTAGGAGAAGGGGCCGTAAGAAATGCCCTTTCGTCCACAGGCCTTTCTGAAGAAGATGTGCATGGTATATACAGGATCAACTCGCTTGCAACATACAATGAGAGGTTTGTGATACCTGAAACACATCGTGAGAACAAGACCACTGTGGACCCGAGAAACATGTTTGAGAAGAGGGGTTCAGTAGGCTTTGGTCCAAAGAGAAAGGAGTTCCCTTCAAGGGAGTGGTAA
- a CDS encoding nitrate reductase subunit alpha gives MATWIQDIVDPAKRGWEEFYRNRWQYDRTVRSTHGNNCTGGCSWMVYVKDGIITWELQATDYEAIDDRVPPYEPRGCQRGISASWYVYSPVRVKYPYIRGPLLDAWKDARSRHADPVDAWKSIVDNAELHKKIKWSRGKGGFRRSTWDMCAEIITAAQIHTIKTYGPDRNISFSPIPAMSQISYSSGARYHQLMGGVSLSFYDYYTDLPNAHPQVWGEQTDVCESADWYNTGYVVITGATPNRTRTADCHYVSELRIGGAKVVVCSPDYAEVAKYADLWIPVKTGSDGALWMGINHVITKEFYIDRQVPYFMNYLKQYTDMPHLIKFRKAKNGYEGGRLLRACDMKEYAETDNPEWKFAMWDTKTSKARIVYGGMGFRYPKRHESEGKWNTMIKDEKSGEQFDPALTFIDSKDGALECAFYELDTGEVYKRQVPFKYVETKEGKIPVTTIFDLFVSHLGIARPGLTGDFARNYDDDKGFSPAWQEKYTGIGRDTVIQVAREFASNAEVTKGRSMVISGASSNHWYHSDLIYRSFIGALMLCGCIGRNGGGQNHYVGQEKLAAFDSWGQFAHSLDWIRPPRLQNTPSFWYINTQMWKYDMKITDYVPVPDASVLDYEHCADYQIRAVRMGHLPWYPQFNKSSLVLAEEAQRAGAKTDAEIVDYTVKQLKSGALQFAIEDPDAPENWPRVWMIWRGNALGSSARGQEYFFKFLLGTHHNMDCTEVAKPYLKEMKYRESPLGKLDLLCDLNMRMNTTPTYCDIVMPAAHWYEKEDLNSTDLHSYYVPMGAGVQPNWEAKSDWDAYQFLALKFSELAKKHLPRPMKDVVATPLAHDSPGEIAQAALNGIEDWKKGQCEAIPGVTMPNLTVVTRDFTNLYNRQVSVGPNQRGKYGFHGIMVDGKKYYEQYMRNEHTRKHEFDGEKYICIKDARELANVIMHFSNLTNGEVNYEGWQIEEHHTGLHGDQFLEAKNSVKAVFGDEIKVDEHMHGLADELAAPTRDVKITYEDIVAQPKRWLTSPVWTGIVLNKRTYSAYCLQTEYRIPWRTLTGRQHFYLDHPEYFNFGEALPTHKYKLDPNKMNELVKSDKSGALVLNYITPHGKWQIHSTHYDNLRMLTLSRGGNSIWINDKDAESVGIQDNDWVEAYNDNGIFCARAVVSARIPSGVAFAYHSQERTINVPKSEQREKRRGGFHNSLTRQRLKLPTLSTGGYGQFSYGFNAWGPIPIIRDTNVLVRRMKNQEVKW, from the coding sequence ATGGCTACATGGATTCAGGATATTGTTGACCCGGCCAAGAGAGGCTGGGAAGAGTTTTACAGAAACCGCTGGCAGTATGACAGAACTGTCAGAAGTACGCATGGCAACAACTGTACAGGTGGATGCAGTTGGATGGTCTATGTGAAGGACGGCATCATAACCTGGGAACTACAGGCGACTGATTATGAGGCGATTGACGACAGGGTTCCGCCGTATGAACCGAGAGGCTGTCAGAGAGGTATTTCCGCATCATGGTATGTTTACAGCCCGGTGAGGGTGAAGTACCCATATATCCGCGGCCCGCTGCTTGATGCATGGAAAGATGCAAGATCAAGACATGCAGACCCTGTGGATGCATGGAAGAGCATTGTTGATAATGCAGAACTCCATAAAAAGATCAAATGGTCGAGGGGTAAGGGTGGATTCAGGAGGAGTACGTGGGACATGTGCGCTGAGATCATAACAGCAGCACAGATCCATACCATTAAGACATACGGTCCGGACAGGAACATCAGTTTTTCGCCGATTCCGGCTATGTCTCAGATCAGTTACTCATCAGGTGCAAGATATCACCAGCTTATGGGTGGTGTAAGTCTGAGCTTCTATGACTACTACACTGACCTTCCGAATGCACACCCTCAGGTATGGGGTGAGCAGACAGATGTGTGTGAGAGCGCTGACTGGTATAACACAGGTTATGTGGTTATTACCGGCGCAACACCAAACAGGACCAGGACTGCAGACTGCCACTATGTTTCCGAGCTCCGTATAGGAGGAGCCAAGGTGGTTGTGTGTTCTCCGGATTATGCAGAGGTTGCTAAATATGCAGACCTCTGGATCCCTGTCAAGACCGGATCTGATGGTGCGTTATGGATGGGTATCAACCACGTCATAACGAAGGAATTCTACATTGACCGTCAGGTGCCGTATTTTATGAATTATCTTAAGCAGTACACAGACATGCCGCACCTTATCAAGTTCCGCAAGGCAAAGAACGGGTATGAAGGCGGCCGTCTCTTAAGGGCATGCGACATGAAGGAATATGCTGAGACGGATAATCCTGAGTGGAAGTTTGCCATGTGGGATACGAAGACCAGCAAGGCCAGGATAGTCTATGGCGGCATGGGATTCCGTTATCCAAAGAGACATGAAAGTGAAGGGAAGTGGAATACCATGATAAAGGATGAGAAGTCAGGGGAGCAGTTTGACCCGGCACTTACCTTTATTGACAGCAAGGACGGGGCTCTCGAATGTGCCTTCTACGAACTTGATACCGGTGAGGTCTACAAGAGACAGGTTCCTTTCAAATATGTAGAGACAAAAGAGGGCAAGATCCCTGTTACTACCATATTTGATCTCTTTGTATCTCATCTTGGCATTGCACGTCCCGGACTAACGGGTGACTTTGCAAGAAACTATGATGATGACAAGGGTTTCTCACCTGCATGGCAGGAGAAGTACACCGGAATAGGCCGTGATACAGTTATTCAAGTTGCAAGGGAATTCGCATCCAATGCTGAGGTCACAAAGGGACGTTCCATGGTTATCAGCGGTGCAAGCAGTAACCACTGGTATCATTCAGATCTTATCTACAGGTCATTCATCGGTGCACTGATGCTGTGCGGATGTATCGGAAGAAACGGCGGAGGACAGAACCATTATGTGGGACAGGAGAAGCTTGCCGCGTTCGATTCATGGGGCCAGTTTGCTCATTCTCTCGACTGGATCAGGCCGCCACGCCTTCAGAATACACCGAGCTTCTGGTATATCAATACCCAGATGTGGAAATATGACATGAAGATTACCGACTATGTGCCTGTCCCGGATGCAAGCGTCCTTGATTATGAGCATTGTGCTGATTATCAGATTCGTGCGGTCAGGATGGGTCATCTGCCGTGGTATCCTCAGTTTAACAAGAGCAGTCTTGTTTTAGCTGAAGAGGCGCAGAGGGCCGGCGCAAAGACTGATGCCGAGATAGTTGATTACACGGTAAAGCAGTTGAAGAGCGGAGCCCTTCAGTTTGCCATAGAAGATCCGGATGCCCCGGAAAACTGGCCGAGGGTCTGGATGATATGGCGTGGTAACGCACTTGGTTCAAGTGCAAGAGGTCAGGAATACTTCTTTAAATTCCTGCTCGGTACGCACCATAATATGGATTGTACTGAGGTGGCAAAGCCCTACCTTAAGGAGATGAAGTACAGGGAGAGCCCGCTTGGTAAACTTGACCTGCTCTGCGATCTCAATATGCGTATGAATACCACACCGACATACTGCGACATAGTCATGCCGGCAGCACACTGGTATGAGAAGGAGGATCTCAACTCAACTGACCTTCACTCATATTATGTGCCGATGGGCGCAGGAGTTCAGCCAAACTGGGAGGCAAAGAGCGACTGGGATGCATATCAGTTCCTTGCCTTGAAATTTTCCGAGCTTGCAAAGAAACATCTTCCAAGGCCAATGAAGGACGTTGTGGCTACACCGCTTGCCCATGATTCACCTGGTGAAATTGCACAGGCTGCTCTGAACGGCATTGAGGATTGGAAGAAGGGACAGTGTGAGGCTATCCCCGGAGTGACCATGCCGAATCTGACTGTTGTTACCAGAGACTTTACAAATCTCTATAACAGGCAGGTTTCGGTTGGACCGAATCAGAGGGGCAAGTACGGCTTCCACGGTATCATGGTGGATGGCAAAAAGTACTATGAACAGTACATGAGGAATGAGCATACTCGCAAGCACGAGTTCGATGGCGAGAAGTATATATGTATTAAGGATGCCAGAGAGCTTGCAAATGTGATCATGCACTTCTCCAATCTGACAAATGGCGAGGTAAACTATGAGGGCTGGCAGATAGAGGAGCACCACACCGGTCTTCATGGCGATCAGTTCCTTGAAGCCAAGAACTCTGTTAAGGCTGTATTCGGTGATGAGATCAAGGTTGATGAGCATATGCATGGTCTTGCAGATGAACTGGCAGCACCTACAAGAGATGTGAAGATTACCTATGAGGACATTGTTGCACAGCCAAAGAGGTGGCTCACATCACCAGTATGGACTGGTATCGTACTTAATAAACGTACCTACAGCGCCTACTGCCTGCAGACCGAGTACAGGATTCCATGGAGGACACTGACAGGCCGTCAGCACTTCTATCTGGATCATCCGGAGTACTTTAACTTCGGAGAGGCACTGCCTACGCACAAATACAAGCTGGATCCAAACAAGATGAATGAGCTTGTAAAGAGTGACAAGAGCGGCGCTCTCGTACTCAATTATATTACACCGCATGGTAAGTGGCAGATCCACTCTACTCACTATGATAACCTGAGGATGTTGACCCTGTCCCGCGGAGGCAACTCGATCTGGATCAATGATAAGGACGCTGAGAGCGTTGGTATCCAGGATAATGATTGGGTTGAGGCATATAACGACAATGGAATATTCTGTGCCAGGGCAGTTGTCAGTGCAAGGATACCATCAGGCGTTGCTTTTGCATATCACTCACAGGAGAGGACCATTAATGTCCCCAAATCAGAGCAGAGAGAGAAGAGAAGGGGTGGGTTCCATAACAGTCTGACAAGACAGAGACTGAAACTCCCGACTCTCAGTACAGGTGGTTACGGACAGTTCTCTTATGGATTCAACGCGTGGGGGCCAATACCAATCATCAGGGATACAAATGTCCTTGTGAGAAGAATGAAGAATCAGGAGGTGAAGTGGTAA
- a CDS encoding universal stress protein yields MDYKVILCPIDSSGLKDKSVEVASYISGLSGAKLILLNVVEKWYRSEPMVTDSPQWTSIHEDWLNEGRSLLESEARKLVDQGHKNVETILSEGDAAHEIVAEAIKNRADMIVMATHRYSSAGKFFLGSVTDRVTKKSPCPVMWVFG; encoded by the coding sequence ATGGATTATAAAGTGATACTGTGTCCCATTGATAGCTCCGGGTTAAAGGATAAGTCAGTTGAGGTGGCATCATACATCTCAGGATTGTCCGGTGCTAAATTAATATTGCTAAATGTTGTTGAAAAGTGGTATCGTTCTGAGCCTATGGTTACAGACTCACCGCAATGGACAAGCATACATGAGGATTGGTTGAACGAGGGCAGGTCTCTCCTCGAGTCAGAAGCAAGGAAGCTGGTGGATCAGGGGCATAAGAACGTGGAGACTATCCTGAGTGAGGGAGATGCCGCTCACGAAATAGTAGCAGAGGCCATCAAGAACAGGGCTGACATGATAGTTATGGCGACGCATCGTTATTCTTCAGCAGGCAAATTCTTTTTGGGAAGTGTTACTGACAGGGTGACAAAGAAGTCTCCATGTCCTGTGATGTGGGTTTTTGGCTGA